A genomic region of Leptotrichia hofstadii contains the following coding sequences:
- a CDS encoding ABC transporter substrate-binding protein, with protein sequence MKKMFLMMLLATAFIISCGKKTADGNVIKIGVIAPLTGNYAQYGIAVKEGVELKVDAINNAGGINGKKIELVIADSKGDVQESINAFKKMISQDKVNVVIGEVVSATSQAISGLAQQAKVPLISATATSLDVTKGKDFVFRTTFTDPYQGTATAKYAKAKGVKSIAILTNSSNDYSVGIANAFKEQAKKDGITITEEKYTNDDKDFKAILTKVKGQNPQAIFIPDYYNTIGLIISQAKDLGITAQYFGGDGWDGIQTNFGAVAEGAIFASQFSPEDKAENVQKFMKDYQAKFHKEPIMFAALGYDTVEIVEAALKSAKDLTGPSIREAMNGVSGIDLITGKLKFDADRNPEKAVTFIEVKGGKLTLKEKF encoded by the coding sequence ATGAAAAAGATGTTTTTAATGATGCTGCTAGCCACGGCGTTCATTATTAGTTGCGGAAAAAAGACAGCTGATGGCAATGTTATAAAAATAGGAGTTATTGCTCCGCTTACTGGAAATTATGCGCAATACGGAATTGCAGTAAAAGAAGGTGTTGAGCTTAAAGTTGATGCGATTAATAATGCAGGTGGAATTAATGGAAAAAAAATTGAACTTGTAATCGCAGATAGCAAAGGCGATGTGCAGGAATCAATAAATGCTTTCAAAAAGATGATTTCACAGGATAAAGTGAATGTCGTGATAGGAGAAGTTGTTTCAGCTACTTCACAGGCTATTTCAGGACTTGCACAGCAAGCAAAAGTACCTTTGATTTCAGCAACTGCTACAAGTCTTGATGTCACAAAAGGAAAAGATTTTGTGTTTAGAACTACATTTACAGATCCTTATCAAGGAACTGCTACTGCAAAATACGCAAAAGCAAAAGGCGTAAAATCAATCGCAATTTTAACAAATTCTTCAAATGATTATTCTGTAGGAATTGCGAACGCATTTAAAGAACAAGCTAAAAAAGATGGAATAACTATTACTGAAGAAAAGTATACAAATGATGATAAAGATTTTAAAGCGATTTTAACAAAAGTAAAAGGACAAAATCCACAAGCTATCTTCATACCTGATTATTACAATACAATTGGATTAATTATTTCTCAAGCAAAAGATTTGGGAATAACAGCTCAATATTTTGGTGGAGATGGATGGGACGGAATTCAGACTAACTTTGGAGCAGTTGCAGAAGGAGCAATTTTTGCAAGCCAATTTTCTCCAGAAGATAAAGCTGAAAATGTTCAGAAATTTATGAAAGATTACCAAGCTAAGTTTCATAAAGAACCAATAATGTTTGCCGCACTTGGATATGACACAGTGGAAATTGTGGAAGCTGCATTGAAATCAGCAAAAGATTTGACAGGGCCATCTATAAGAGAAGCTATGAATGGAGTTAGTGGAATTGATCTTATAACTGGAAAATTAAAATTTGATGCAGATAGAAATCCTGAAAAAGCAGTTACATTTATTGAAGTAAAAGGTGGAAAACTTACATTAAAAGAAAAATTTTAA
- a CDS encoding branched-chain amino acid ABC transporter permease yields the protein MLKSFIEQTINGLQTGSIYALIALGYTMVYGIVKLINFAHGDILMVGAYATLIAVSHGMPLIVAIILSIVVCAVLGVVIDFFAYRPIRNAPKISALITAIGMSFLLESLALIIFGANPKVIDQKYIPAFLSNNNKINLGFLSISMLTVFVIVVTSICMIALNLFIKNTKLGKATRAVSQDTGAAQLMGINVNKTIAITFAIGSGLGALGGALYAIVYPQIEPYMGMLPGLKAFIAAVFGGIGSIPGAMVGGYVLGLLEAYVKGSSLTTWANPIVFGVLILILIFRPNGLFGKNMKEKV from the coding sequence ATGTTAAAGAGTTTTATTGAACAGACTATTAACGGACTGCAGACTGGAAGCATTTACGCATTGATTGCGTTAGGATATACAATGGTTTACGGTATCGTTAAACTTATAAATTTTGCGCATGGTGATATACTTATGGTGGGAGCTTATGCTACTTTAATTGCCGTGTCACATGGAATGCCGTTAATTGTGGCTATTATTTTATCAATTGTTGTATGTGCTGTTTTGGGAGTTGTAATTGATTTTTTTGCATATCGTCCAATTCGAAATGCACCTAAAATTTCGGCACTTATAACAGCGATTGGAATGAGCTTTTTGCTGGAAAGCCTGGCACTTATAATATTTGGAGCAAATCCAAAAGTTATTGATCAGAAATATATACCGGCATTTTTATCAAATAATAACAAGATTAATTTAGGATTTTTAAGCATCAGCATGCTTACAGTATTTGTAATTGTAGTTACTTCAATTTGTATGATTGCCTTAAATTTATTTATTAAAAATACAAAATTAGGAAAAGCAACAAGAGCAGTTTCACAGGATACAGGAGCGGCACAGCTTATGGGAATTAATGTAAACAAAACTATTGCTATAACATTTGCGATTGGTTCTGGACTTGGGGCGTTAGGTGGAGCATTGTATGCGATTGTTTATCCGCAAATTGAGCCATATATGGGAATGCTGCCAGGACTGAAGGCTTTTATTGCGGCTGTATTTGGAGGAATTGGAAGTATTCCAGGAGCTATGGTTGGTGGATACGTCTTAGGACTTCTTGAAGCTTATGTAAAAGGTTCATCACTTACAACTTGGGCAAATCCTATAGTATTTGGTGTGCTGATATTGATATTAATTTTTAGGCCAAATGGACTGTTTGGTAAGAATATGAAAGAAAAAGTGTAA
- a CDS encoding ABC transporter ATP-binding protein: MSLLKTTDLGISFGGLRAVDEVNIEIKQGELVGLIGPNGAGKTTIFNLLTGVYKPTDGDISINQISINKKTTPQIVALGVARTFQNIRLFKELTVLDNVKMALNSSMKYNTFEAIFRLPRFWKEEKEITDKALDLLDIFDMAEMANITAGNLSYGQQRKLEIARALATNPKLLLLDEPAAGMNPNETRELMNTISFIRNKFKIAILLIEHDMDLVMGICERLYVLNFGRIIASGLPDEIQNNKEVIAAYLGE, translated from the coding sequence ATGTCATTATTAAAAACGACAGATTTGGGAATATCTTTTGGAGGTCTAAGAGCTGTTGATGAGGTAAATATTGAGATTAAGCAAGGGGAACTGGTTGGATTGATTGGTCCAAACGGAGCTGGGAAAACGACAATATTTAACTTGCTGACAGGCGTTTACAAGCCTACTGACGGAGATATTTCTATAAATCAGATTAGTATAAATAAAAAAACTACTCCACAAATAGTTGCTTTAGGAGTTGCCAGAACATTTCAGAATATAAGATTATTTAAGGAATTAACAGTGCTTGACAACGTAAAGATGGCACTTAACAGCAGTATGAAATACAACACTTTTGAAGCGATTTTTAGGCTTCCTAGATTTTGGAAGGAAGAAAAGGAAATAACAGATAAGGCACTTGATTTGTTGGATATTTTTGATATGGCTGAAATGGCAAATATTACAGCTGGAAACCTGTCTTATGGACAGCAAAGAAAATTGGAGATAGCAAGAGCTTTGGCGACAAATCCAAAATTATTGCTACTGGATGAGCCTGCAGCAGGAATGAATCCAAATGAAACAAGGGAACTGATGAATACAATCAGCTTTATAAGAAATAAATTTAAAATTGCAATTCTGCTAATCGAGCATGATATGGACTTGGTAATGGGAATTTGTGAAAGACTTTATGTGCTGAATTTTGGAAGAATTATTGCTTCAGGACTTCCTGATGAGATTCAGAATAATAAGGAAGTTATAGCAGCTTATTTAGGAGAATAA
- a CDS encoding branched-chain amino acid ABC transporter permease, giving the protein MEKNNKDVKTKNIDNTEKKHNEQNKKDKETKEYKWQNLNYFNKLNVKNYVVTFISIIALYIVLSFTFDPNDAFSYTKGIYINILIFVLFAVSLNITVGLMGQLNLGQAGFIAIGGYSAAFISKILVNYNLPTFLQLILVSLFGGLVAAVFGFLVGGSTLRLRGDYLAIITLAFGEIVKYIIQNLDFLGGATGLNNIPTILDFSNTYFIVVISIIVIAMAMTSRKGKEILSIREDEIAAENIGIGLNRVKLYGFAFSAFFAGVGGSLFAHNIGILTPDKFGFLFSIEILVMVVLGGLGSITGAIIAATILTLLNERLRDVSQFRYLVYAIILISLMIFRPKGIFGTKEFTFAGTKRRINKLRNYRNNKN; this is encoded by the coding sequence ATGGAAAAAAACAATAAAGATGTAAAAACAAAAAATATAGATAATACAGAAAAAAAACATAATGAACAGAACAAAAAAGATAAAGAAACAAAAGAATATAAATGGCAAAATTTGAACTATTTTAACAAATTAAATGTAAAAAATTATGTAGTTACATTTATTTCAATAATTGCACTTTATATCGTCCTAAGTTTTACTTTTGATCCAAATGATGCTTTCAGTTATACAAAAGGAATTTACATAAATATATTAATTTTCGTTTTATTTGCGGTAAGCCTGAACATAACAGTCGGGCTTATGGGACAGCTTAATTTGGGGCAAGCTGGATTTATCGCAATTGGTGGATATTCAGCGGCATTTATTTCAAAAATACTCGTAAATTATAACTTACCGACATTTTTACAGTTAATACTGGTATCATTGTTTGGAGGACTGGTTGCGGCTGTATTTGGATTTCTTGTTGGTGGAAGTACGCTAAGGTTAAGAGGGGATTATCTTGCGATTATTACTTTAGCATTTGGAGAAATTGTAAAATATATTATTCAAAATCTGGACTTTTTAGGTGGAGCAACTGGACTTAACAATATTCCAACAATTCTAGATTTTTCAAATACTTATTTCATCGTGGTTATTTCAATTATTGTAATTGCAATGGCGATGACTTCTCGAAAAGGGAAAGAGATTCTGTCAATTAGAGAAGATGAAATTGCAGCAGAGAATATAGGAATTGGATTAAATCGTGTAAAACTTTATGGATTTGCTTTTTCAGCGTTTTTTGCTGGAGTTGGAGGATCGTTATTTGCTCATAATATTGGAATTTTGACGCCAGATAAATTTGGATTTTTATTCTCAATAGAAATTCTTGTTATGGTAGTGCTAGGTGGACTTGGAAGTATTACGGGAGCGATTATAGCTGCAACGATTTTGACGCTTTTAAATGAAAGATTGAGAGATGTTTCGCAGTTTAGATACTTAGTCTATGCAATTATCTTGATTTCATTAATGATTTTCCGTCCAAAAGGGATTTTTGGTACGAAGGAATTTACATTCGCAGGAACAAAGAGAAGAATTAATAAACTTAGAAATTATAGAAATAACAAGAATTAA
- a CDS encoding outer membrane beta-barrel protein → MKKTLIGLFLILGAASFADAGKIEAKGALDLGGKYHYGKNYRNQKSKNSSGEVGVEYRNEVAPGLEVGGGTAFQFHKDLKDKIDGQNEKNYNSIPVYGTAKYKFDTQTAVKPYVKGDLGYSFNNGDHDYGRLGKFKAKNGLYYGVGGGVNYNNFNVELMYKENQGEYEYEGPIGAKSKYDANYRRVSLGVGYDFNLSQ, encoded by the coding sequence ATGAAAAAGACATTAATTGGTTTATTTTTAATTTTAGGAGCAGCTTCTTTCGCAGATGCTGGAAAAATTGAAGCTAAAGGAGCTTTAGATTTAGGTGGAAAATACCACTATGGAAAAAACTATAGAAATCAAAAAAGTAAAAATAGTTCAGGAGAAGTTGGAGTTGAATACAGAAATGAAGTAGCTCCTGGATTAGAAGTAGGTGGAGGGACAGCGTTCCAATTCCATAAAGATTTGAAAGATAAAATTGACGGACAAAATGAAAAGAACTACAATTCTATCCCAGTTTATGGAACTGCTAAATATAAATTTGATACACAAACAGCTGTTAAACCTTATGTTAAAGGTGATTTAGGATATTCATTCAACAATGGAGATCATGACTACGGAAGATTAGGAAAATTCAAAGCTAAAAATGGATTGTACTACGGAGTTGGTGGAGGAGTAAACTACAATAACTTTAACGTAGAACTTATGTATAAAGAAAATCAAGGAGAATACGAATACGAAGGTCCAATAGGTGCAAAATCTAAATATGACGCTAATTACAGAAGAGTATCTCTTGGTGTAGGTTATGACTTTAACTTATCACAATAA
- a CDS encoding ABC transporter ATP-binding protein — protein sequence MNILNVNDLNVYYGGIHAIKNISFQIKKGEIVSLIGANGAGKTSTLHAISGLVPIKSGEISLSGENVTNIDAYKLVSRGMAHVPEGRRIFTELTVLENLEMGAFTRNDTDQIKKDMEHMFTLFPRLAERKKQLAGTMSGGEQQMLAMARALMSNPSLLLLDEPSMGLAPLLVQEIFNIIVRINKEENVTVLLVEQNANMALSIADRGYVLETGKIILEGTGKELLTNPEIKKAYLGG from the coding sequence GTGAATATTTTAAATGTAAATGATTTAAATGTATATTATGGCGGAATTCACGCTATAAAAAACATTTCATTTCAGATAAAAAAAGGTGAAATTGTTTCTCTAATTGGTGCAAATGGTGCGGGAAAAACATCCACACTTCATGCTATTTCAGGGCTTGTACCAATAAAATCGGGAGAAATTTCCCTAAGCGGGGAAAATGTAACTAACATTGATGCTTACAAGCTTGTCAGCCGTGGAATGGCACATGTTCCAGAAGGACGTAGAATCTTTACAGAATTGACTGTACTGGAAAATTTAGAAATGGGAGCATTTACAAGAAACGATACAGATCAAATAAAAAAAGATATGGAACATATGTTCACGCTGTTTCCACGGCTTGCTGAACGTAAAAAACAGCTGGCAGGAACAATGAGTGGAGGAGAACAGCAAATGCTGGCAATGGCAAGAGCCTTAATGTCAAATCCTTCACTACTATTGCTAGATGAGCCGTCAATGGGGCTAGCACCATTATTAGTACAGGAAATTTTCAACATAATTGTAAGAATTAATAAAGAAGAAAACGTAACTGTGCTGTTAGTAGAACAAAATGCCAATATGGCACTATCAATTGCAGACAGAGGCTACGTTCTGGAAACTGGAAAAATAATTCTGGAAGGAACAGGGAAGGAACTGCTTACAAATCCTGAAATTAAGAAGGCTTATCTTGGAGGATAA
- a CDS encoding ABC transporter substrate-binding protein, whose product MKKILFLVSLLALFVLSCGAKSSKDSNVIKVGVIGALTGNVAQYGTSTINGFKLKVKEINAAGGINGKKIEIVEADSKGDVQEAINAFKKMVSQDKIDIFVGEVTSGPSLAIAPLAQQAKIPMITATGTAFDITKGKDFVYRTTFTDPYQGVVVAKYAKAKGYKNITVLTNTGSDYSVGLANAFKEQAKKEGIQVKEEQYTADDKDFRALLTKVKGYNSEVIFVPDYYNTIGLILTQAKELGINAQFMGGDGWDGIQTNFGKVANGAVFASQFAPDDPDQNVQKFIAAYKNEYKIDPIIFAALGYDTGTILETALKNVSDLSSKDAIKEAIKKFDGTLVTGSLKFDAERNPEKKVTFIEVKDGKLSLKEKF is encoded by the coding sequence ATGAAAAAAATATTATTCTTAGTTTCATTGTTGGCATTATTCGTACTGAGCTGTGGAGCAAAGTCGTCTAAGGACAGCAATGTTATAAAAGTTGGTGTTATAGGAGCATTGACTGGAAATGTGGCACAATATGGAACAAGTACAATAAACGGATTTAAATTGAAAGTAAAAGAAATAAACGCTGCTGGCGGAATTAATGGTAAAAAAATTGAAATTGTAGAAGCAGATAGTAAAGGTGATGTACAGGAAGCAATTAATGCATTTAAAAAAATGGTTTCACAAGATAAAATTGACATTTTTGTAGGAGAAGTTACATCTGGACCATCTCTTGCAATTGCGCCGCTTGCGCAACAAGCTAAAATTCCTATGATTACAGCAACTGGAACTGCATTTGACATTACAAAAGGAAAAGATTTTGTTTATAGAACTACATTTACAGATCCTTATCAAGGTGTCGTTGTTGCAAAATATGCAAAAGCAAAAGGGTATAAAAACATTACTGTTTTAACTAATACAGGAAGTGACTATTCTGTAGGGCTTGCAAACGCATTTAAGGAACAGGCTAAAAAAGAAGGAATTCAAGTAAAAGAAGAACAATACACTGCTGATGACAAGGACTTTAGAGCATTGCTTACAAAAGTAAAAGGATACAATTCTGAAGTAATTTTCGTACCAGATTATTACAATACAATTGGACTAATCTTGACACAGGCAAAAGAACTTGGAATAAACGCTCAATTCATGGGTGGAGATGGATGGGACGGAATCCAGACTAACTTTGGAAAAGTTGCAAATGGAGCAGTTTTTGCAAGCCAGTTTGCACCGGATGATCCTGATCAAAATGTTCAAAAATTTATTGCAGCATACAAAAATGAATATAAAATAGATCCAATTATTTTTGCCGCTTTAGGATATGATACTGGAACTATTTTAGAAACAGCGTTGAAAAATGTTTCTGACTTGTCTTCTAAAGATGCAATAAAAGAAGCAATTAAAAAATTTGATGGTACTTTGGTTACAGGTTCACTAAAATTTGATGCAGAAAGAAATCCTGAGAAAAAAGTTACATTTATTGAAGTGAAAGATGGAAAACTTTCATTGAAGGAAAAATTCTAG
- a CDS encoding YARHG domain-containing protein, translated as MKKLSIAILILAFTVSCSNKENGNTKNANNTANQTTVYVKPQNPQGPAVALNLTDFKIDNDFILYQGAPFTGKITFDTFYESGYFFVKNGKLEGESEINYKMSGFKRKDVFKNNIILSFSQIKNGITTEFIYEKNDTSYGKKVAEVRTSYGKNSYTFNIANSTGKIEVNGKKADNITVLSNSVSGIVKENGSFYKIIYSYSEGKVTEEKYKLDSKADKSEVLVEKRLLEALYLKPAEKSAGFINEEGIEKLDRIMYQLGKPGTSTPTSGQPADPNATVVPNTAPQQNQSGTNQNDDDLATLDRVYDEVMHKNNTAILNTFSKEKLGYIRNTLFAKKGYKFKNPKYSSYFSQKSWYNGIYDSDEILNPEEKRFVLIIKEREK; from the coding sequence ATGAAAAAGTTATCAATAGCAATTCTTATCTTGGCATTTACGGTATCTTGTTCAAATAAAGAAAATGGTAACACGAAAAATGCAAATAATACTGCAAATCAAACGACTGTCTATGTAAAGCCTCAAAATCCACAAGGTCCTGCAGTTGCACTTAACTTAACAGACTTTAAGATTGACAATGATTTTATTTTGTATCAAGGTGCTCCATTCACAGGAAAAATTACGTTTGACACATTTTATGAAAGCGGGTATTTTTTTGTAAAAAATGGTAAACTGGAAGGAGAATCTGAAATAAATTACAAAATGAGCGGATTTAAAAGAAAGGATGTTTTCAAAAATAATATTATTTTAAGTTTTTCACAAATAAAAAATGGAATTACAACAGAATTTATATACGAAAAAAATGATACATCCTATGGAAAAAAAGTAGCTGAAGTTCGTACTTCGTATGGAAAAAATTCATACACCTTTAATATAGCTAACAGTACTGGAAAAATAGAAGTTAATGGTAAAAAAGCAGATAATATTACAGTTTTAAGCAACAGTGTGAGCGGAATTGTTAAGGAAAACGGCTCTTTTTATAAAATCATCTATTCATATTCAGAAGGGAAAGTTACGGAAGAAAAGTATAAACTAGATTCCAAAGCTGACAAATCTGAAGTCTTAGTTGAAAAAAGACTTCTAGAAGCACTTTACTTGAAACCTGCTGAGAAATCGGCTGGATTTATAAACGAAGAGGGAATTGAAAAATTAGATAGAATAATGTACCAGCTTGGAAAACCTGGAACTTCAACACCAACTTCAGGACAGCCAGCAGACCCTAATGCAACAGTTGTACCAAATACGGCACCTCAGCAAAATCAATCTGGAACAAATCAGAATGATGACGATTTAGCAACATTAGACCGAGTTTATGATGAAGTAATGCATAAAAATAATACGGCGATATTAAATACGTTTTCAAAAGAAAAATTAGGCTATATAAGGAATACACTTTTTGCCAAGAAAGGATATAAATTTAAAAATCCTAAATATTCAAGCTACTTTTCTCAAAAAAGCTGGTATAACGGGATATACGATTCCGATGAAATATTAAATCCAGAAGAAAAACGATTTGTTCTCATAATTAAGGAACGAGAAAAATAA